A DNA window from Legionella sp. MW5194 contains the following coding sequences:
- a CDS encoding ABC transporter ATP-binding protein — protein sequence MAEPIIEIEGLKNCLAGQWVHTDVNLTVQKGEILAIIGGSGSGKTTILRSLLMLLKPTAGTLKIFGEDLSTLDSRQADALRRRWGMLFQHSALFSAMTVLENITFPMREFTDLEKNFMDELAMLKIAMVGLPKESASKFPAQLSGGMQRRAAAARAIAMDPELLFLDEPTTGLDPRSARQFDELIRFLRDALNLTVVMVSHDIQSLKSITDRVAFVGEGKILSVAPIEELQKNPHPLIADYFSKL from the coding sequence ATGGCCGAACCTATCATTGAAATTGAAGGATTAAAAAACTGCCTCGCCGGACAGTGGGTGCATACCGATGTCAATTTAACCGTGCAAAAAGGGGAAATCTTAGCCATCATTGGCGGCAGCGGCAGCGGCAAGACCACGATACTGCGCAGTTTACTGATGCTGCTTAAGCCCACAGCAGGCACGCTTAAAATTTTTGGTGAGGATTTATCAACGCTGGACAGCCGTCAGGCAGACGCCCTTCGCAGGCGTTGGGGCATGCTCTTTCAGCATAGCGCCCTCTTCTCAGCCATGACGGTACTGGAAAACATCACGTTTCCCATGCGCGAGTTTACCGATCTTGAAAAAAATTTCATGGACGAACTGGCCATGCTTAAAATCGCTATGGTCGGCCTTCCCAAAGAATCTGCCAGCAAATTTCCAGCTCAGTTAAGCGGCGGCATGCAACGGCGGGCAGCGGCGGCCCGGGCCATTGCCATGGATCCCGAATTGTTGTTTCTTGATGAGCCGACAACCGGTCTTGATCCACGCAGCGCAAGGCAGTTTGATGAGTTGATCCGTTTTTTGCGGGATGCCTTGAATCTCACCGTGGTGATGGTGAGCCATGATATCCAATCGTTAAAAAGCATCACGGATCGCGTTGCCTTTGTCGGTGAAGGGAAGATTTTATCGGTCGCACCCATTGAAGAATTGCAGAAAAATCCTCATCCGCTAATTGCCGATTACTTCAGTAAACTCTAA
- the pal gene encoding peptidoglycan-associated lipoprotein Pal — protein sequence MKGKSFLKLGLVAASIVLLAACAKKTPGSADMMGDSEASAHGLGQFSRFAGQEPGESYTTQAPHNQLYLFAYDDSTFNPKYMASLDAQSDYLKSHPGARILLAGHTDERGSREYNIALGERRANTVAELMRMAGVSRSQIRVVSYGKERPANYGHDEASHRQNRRVELTYEATR from the coding sequence ATGAAAGGCAAATCGTTTCTAAAACTGGGTCTTGTTGCTGCTAGCATCGTCCTGCTCGCTGCCTGTGCGAAAAAAACACCGGGTAGCGCAGACATGATGGGTGATAGCGAAGCATCAGCTCACGGTTTGGGGCAATTTAGTCGATTTGCAGGTCAAGAACCTGGTGAATCCTACACGACCCAGGCACCTCATAACCAACTGTACCTGTTTGCTTATGATGACAGTACTTTCAATCCCAAATACATGGCTTCTCTTGATGCCCAGTCTGACTACCTGAAGTCCCATCCAGGCGCACGCATCCTGCTGGCCGGTCACACCGACGAACGCGGCAGCCGCGAGTACAATATTGCCCTGGGCGAGCGACGTGCCAACACCGTGGCAGAACTGATGCGTATGGCCGGTGTAAGCCGCAGCCAAATCCGTGTGGTCAGCTATGGTAAAGAGCGTCCAGCCAACTACGGTCATGACGAAGCCTCTCACCGTCAAAACCGACGTGTTGAGCTTACTTACGAGGCCACCCGATGA
- a CDS encoding MlaD family protein, whose protein sequence is MEAKTNYTMVGLTVLILTAALLAAALWLSVGFDQKKYTIYAVYIHEAVSGLSEESPVKYNGVQVGYVRKIELNRLDPQQVKILLDIEDGTPITTSTTATLISQGITGTTYVGLSATSSDLTPLKKIPKEPYPIIPARPSLFNQLDSVLKEVSENINSVSVEIKRIFDKKNAESLHNTLVNLEKFTGVLAENKQHIDRTLENTDIMVKNIAEVSKELPRLSQDLKTSITHITRMADSISNAGNRVSLAMDSGKSTIDKISQQTIPPAIILLRRLNTIAANLEQVSNQMRQNPSVLIRGTKPLKPGPGE, encoded by the coding sequence TTGGAAGCGAAAACCAACTACACCATGGTCGGCTTAACCGTGCTGATCCTGACCGCGGCGCTGCTTGCAGCCGCGCTGTGGTTATCGGTTGGATTTGACCAAAAAAAATACACCATTTACGCCGTCTATATCCATGAGGCTGTATCGGGTCTGAGTGAAGAATCACCGGTTAAATACAATGGGGTGCAGGTAGGTTATGTGCGAAAAATTGAATTAAACCGCCTTGACCCGCAACAGGTTAAAATCCTGCTGGACATCGAAGACGGCACCCCCATTACCACCAGCACCACAGCCACCTTAATTTCCCAGGGCATCACCGGCACCACCTACGTGGGGTTGTCAGCCACCTCGTCTGATCTGACGCCCTTAAAAAAAATCCCCAAGGAACCCTACCCGATTATTCCAGCGCGCCCGTCACTGTTTAATCAACTCGATAGCGTGCTTAAAGAAGTGTCTGAGAATATCAACAGCGTGAGTGTCGAGATTAAACGCATTTTTGATAAAAAAAATGCGGAAAGCCTACACAACACCCTGGTTAACCTTGAAAAATTTACTGGCGTGCTGGCTGAAAACAAACAACACATCGACCGCACCCTTGAAAATACCGACATCATGGTGAAAAACATTGCCGAGGTCAGTAAGGAATTGCCGCGTTTAAGCCAGGATCTCAAAACCAGCATCACCCACATCACGCGCATGGCTGACAGCATTTCCAATGCAGGAAACAGGGTTTCTTTGGCCATGGACTCCGGCAAATCCACCATCGACAAGATCTCACAGCAAACCATTCCGCCGGCCATTATTCTGTTAAGGCGGCTAAATACCATTGCCGCCAATCTCGAGCAAGTCAGCAACCAGATGCGGCAAAATCCATCGGTACTCATACGGGGCACCAAACCCTTAAAACCAGGTCCGGGAGAATAG
- a CDS encoding ABC-type transport auxiliary lipoprotein family protein, which produces MKKVLIASLILTLLGGCSVKQSVTNQYKLDAYSQKQYGRPAGRVSILVTAPEAVSGYDTSQMVYVKKPFEVLPFVHNAWIEPPADMLFPLISQSLQRSGYFYAVATSPISDKTDYRLDTQLIELEQNFLTCPSTMAFVAKAVLTRINDNQVLASRDFRFKIPCPADTPYGGVMAANQITVQFTAELTEFIVSHIRHDRHK; this is translated from the coding sequence GTGAAAAAAGTGCTTATTGCTTCACTGATTCTGACCCTGCTTGGCGGGTGCTCTGTCAAGCAGTCGGTGACCAACCAGTACAAATTGGATGCTTATAGCCAGAAGCAGTATGGACGTCCTGCGGGTCGCGTATCCATTCTGGTGACCGCACCGGAAGCTGTGTCAGGATACGACACATCGCAGATGGTTTATGTCAAAAAACCCTTTGAAGTCTTGCCTTTTGTTCACAATGCATGGATAGAGCCGCCCGCTGACATGCTGTTCCCGCTCATTTCACAAAGCCTGCAGCGCAGCGGCTATTTTTACGCCGTCGCCACAAGCCCCATCTCGGATAAAACCGATTACCGTCTCGATACCCAGTTAATCGAGCTTGAACAAAATTTCCTGACCTGCCCCAGCACCATGGCGTTCGTTGCCAAGGCTGTTCTTACCCGCATCAACGACAACCAGGTTTTAGCTTCACGCGATTTTCGCTTTAAAATCCCCTGTCCAGCCGATACACCTTACGGTGGTGTGATGGCCGCCAATCAGATCACCGTGCAGTTTACAGCGGAGCTGACGGAATTTATTGTCAGCCATATCCGCCATGATCGGCACAAATAA